The following coding sequences are from one Neovison vison isolate M4711 chromosome X, ASM_NN_V1, whole genome shotgun sequence window:
- the EMD gene encoding emerin, with amino-acid sequence MDDYAVLSDAELAAVLRQYNIPHGPVVGSTRKLYEKKIFEYETQRLRLSPPNSSASSFSYRFSDLDSASVDSDMYDLPKKEDALLYQSKGYGDDYYEESYLTTRTYGEPEPVGTSKGFRQPSSSLADTDTFHHQVRDDSFFSSEEESKDRERPAYGRDSAYHNIVHYRPVSNVSRSSLGLSYYPTSSSTSPISSSSSSPTSWLTRRAIRPEKQAPGAGLGQDRQVPLWGQLLLFLVFAAFLLFVYYSIQAEDGNPFWTEP; translated from the exons ATGGACGACTACGCGGTGCTGTCGGACGCCGAGCTGGCCGCCGTGCTGCGCCAGTACAACATCCCGCACGGGCCTGTCGTGG GTTCCACTCGCAAGCTCTACGAAAAGAAGATCTTCGAGTACGAGACCCAGAGGCTGAGGCTCTCGCCCCCGAACTCGTCCGCGTCCTCTTTCTCCTATCGGTTCTCGG aCTTAGATTCAGCGTCTGTCGACTCGGATATGTACGATCTGCCTAAGAAGGAGGACGCCTTACTTTACCAGAGCAAGG GCTATGGTGATGACTACTACGAGGAGAGTTACTTGACCACCAGGACTTACGGGGAGCCTGAGCCCGTGGGCACCTCCAAGGGATTCCGCCAGCCCTCCAGTTCACTCGCAGATACAGACACCTTTCATCACCAG GTGCGCGATGACAGTTTTTTCTCTTCTGAAGAGGAAAGCAAGGATAG GGAACGCCCTGCCTATGGCCGGGACAGCGCCTACCACAACATCGTGCACTACCGCCCTGTTTCCAACGTCTCCAGAAGCTCCCTGGGCCTGTCTTATTACCCCACGTCCTCTTCCACCTCTCCCATATCCTCATCTTCATCCTCCCCCACCTCATGGCTCACCCGTCGTGCGATCCGGCCAGAAAAGCAGGCTCCAGGGGCTGGTCTGGGCCAGGACCGCCAGGTCCCGCTCTGGGGCCAGCTGCTCCTGTTCTTGGTTTTTGCTGCCTTCCTGCTCTTTGTTTACTACTCCATACAGGCCGAGGACGGCAACCCCTTCTGGACGGAGCCCTGA